A region of the Candidatus Neomarinimicrobiota bacterium genome:
TGCATATTTCAATAACAAAGGAAGATTCATAGCCCTAAATGAAGGTAAAAAAACACTACTTAATTTTGAATGGCTTGAAAGTGCTTATATGGTTAGAGTAGATGGAAAACTTAAAATTAAATTTTATTTTTCTGATACAGTAAATCAATCTTCGGAAGCCATTGATTAGTAAAATGAAACGCCTCTGGCTCAAACAAAGGAGAATGAATGAAGAAAATATTATACAATAAGACCTTATTTATTATTGCAACCGTAATAGTATTAGCTTCTTTAATTCTTAGCACTTTAGAATATATTGACTTAGGTCTTTTAATTATTCCAATGGTATTACCTTATCTTATTTGGCTATTTATACTTATGAGATTAGTGAAAAAAAATAAAGAGATAGAATGAAATGTTCAATCAATTTAAAAAATTTACTGTAGAGATTGAGGGATTATTAATCAATTATGTCATTGGAGGAAGCGGACCTGCAATTCTATTACTACATGGTTATCCTCAAACTCATGTGATGTGGCATAAAGTTGCTGACCAATTGGCAGAGCATTATACAGTTGTAGCAAGTGACCTAAGAGGCTATGGGGATAGTGATAAGCCACCCACCAACGAAACTCATACACCCTATTCAAAAAGGGCAAGCGGAAATGACCAGGTGAAGTTGATGCAATTATTAGGATTTAATAAATTTCAATTAGTGGGTCATGACCGAGGCGGTCGTGTAGGGCACAGGATGGCTTTGGACCATCCTAATGTGATTGAAAAATTGGTCGTTATGGACATTGCCCCCACTTATACTATGTACACGACGACCGATATGGAATTTGCAACGGCCTATTATCATTGGTTTTTCCTTATTCAACCTTATGATATACCAGAAAAAATGATTGGTCAAAATCCTCTGTATTTCTTAGAAAAAAAAATTGGACAATGGGGAAGAGATGGTAGTGCTTTTACCAAAGAGGCATTTAACGAATACCTTAGATGCCTGACACCCGAAACCATACATGCCAGTTGTGAAGATTACAGAGCATCCGCTACCATTGATATTGAGCATGACCAAATTGACTTAGACAATGGAAACAAAATAAAATGCCCTGTTCTTTGTCTTTGGGGTAAGAAGGGGTTTGTGGGAAGAAAATATGATGTGATTGGAGAATGGTCTAACTGGGCAGATTCTGTTCAGGGATATGGAATAAATTCTGGGCATTATTTGCCAGAAGAGACGCCTGAAGAAACATTAAATGCCTTGCTGAAATTTTTAACCAAATAGAGTAAATGAAATCTTACCAAATAGCTATCATAGCAGGAGACGGAATCGGAAAAGAAGTTATTCCAGAATCAATAAAAGTGTTGGAAGCTATAGCTGCCCAATGTGGTTTTTCCTTCAAGTTTAAGAATTATGACTACGGTTGTGAGTATCACATTAAACATGGCAAAATGATGCCCGATGATGGTTTAGACCAATTAAGAGATAGTGACAGTATATTTTTAGGAGCCGTAGGTTATCCAGGAGTTCCCGACCATGTTTCCTTATGGGGATTATTGATTCCAATTAGAAGAACTTTTCAGCAATATGTAAATCTTCGCCCAGTACGTCTTTTAGAGGGAATTTCATCCCCATTGAAAAATCCAGGCAAAGTGGACTTTTGCATCGTACGAGAAAATAATGAGGGAGAATATTCATCCGCTGGTGGCAAAAAATACGAAGGCACGGAAAATGAAGTGGTCATTCAAGAAAGTATTTTTACCAAAAAGGGTGTTGATAGAGTAATGAAGTTTGCTTTTGAATTGGCGAATAAGAGAAGAAAGAAAATTACAAGTGCCACAAAGTCCAATGGGATTGTCCATACAATGCCATTTTGGGACCAAAGATTTCAAGAAATTGGAAAGGCTTATCCTCAGATTGAAATGAACCAATTTCATATTGACATCCTAACAGCTCATTTTGTTCAGCATCCTGACTGGTTTGATGTAGTGGTTGCCAGCAATCTATTTGGGGATATTTTATCCGATTTAGGACCTGCTGTGGTCGGAGGAATGGGCATAGCCGCAGGTGCTAATATCAACCCAGAATGTGACTATCCAAGTATGTTTGAACCTGTACATGGAAGTGCTCCTGACATAGCAGGACTGAATATTGCTAACCCAATTGCTTGTTTCTGGACTGCCAAAATGATGCTTGACCATTTGGGTGTACATGAAGGTGCAAACTTGTTGATGGAGGCTATTGAAAATAACATAAAAGAGGGAAATATACTTACCAGAGATTTAGGAGGAACAGCATCTACTCAGGAGGTGACTATAGCTATTATCGATAAGATATTGAAAAAGTAATTACTTCAAATAAACCACCTTTGGCTCAAAGAGCCTCCTCACGGAGGCTTTTTTGTTTATGGGATGATGTGTAGATTTGGAGATGCGTAGATATATATCATTACTACTTTTTATTGGCTTGGCTTGGGGGCAAGCTCTACACTTTAAGAATAACGAATGGAATTACAAGGATGGGAAATATAGAGATGTTGCTGTTATTTCTACGCAATTTGGCGATATGGTAGTAGAGTTTTACCCAGACATTGCTCCAATGCATGTTGAAAGTTTTACAATCTTAGCTAAAGAAGGATACTTTGATGGAACAACCTTTCATCGGCTTATTCCAGGATTTCTTATTCAAGGTGGCGACCCTAATTCAAAAGATGATAATAGAATGAATGATGGGACGGGTGGACGAGCAGGTAAATATTTTGGTATTGGTCGTGAGAATGATCCAGATACTTGGTTGATACCTGGAGAATTTAATGATAAGCTACATGTAAGAGGTACTTTGTCAATGGCTAGAACGCACTCGATTCCCAACAGCGCATCCAGTCAATTTTTTGTCTGTCATGCGGCAGCACCTCAACTTGATAAACAATACACAGTATTTGCTCAAGTAATTAAGGGTTTAGAGGTTATTGATAAAATTGCAAACGCAAATCGTCCAAAAAAAGAGAACCCAAGCTATCAAGGTCCTGATGGTGATAACCCATATGAAAAAATAGAAATGACCGTAAAGATGATGAAACACAGTGAGGCAATTAAAGAACCAATTGTTTACAATGAATATACTTTTGAAATAACAGATTTGTCGAATGTTGATTCAACATATAAAGCAGAAGATTTTTTTAAAAATGCTACTGTATATGATGACAAAGCAGCTGGTCAAGCTACTCGAAAATTTTCTATTGTAGTTTATAAAAATGGCGAGGTATTTCAAAATATAAAAACTCCTTTTGATATGGAGATAGATATTCCTTTTGCAAGCCGATTTTTCACGGTTGAAGATGTTAATTTCGATGGATATGAAGATTTTTATTTCACTGATTATATGGGAATGGTGAATATCTCCTTTATTATCTATCTATACAATTCAACTTCTGAGAAGTTTGAGATAAATGAAGATTATCGTTCTATTACTTCACCTCGATTTGATATTGATCATCAAATCATCAAATCCTTTACTCGTGGAAATGCAGCTTATCATGAATCTGAGATTTATATTGTTTTAAATGATAAACTAACTCGTATCTCAAAGATTATAGATGATGTGAGAAGTAATGAATATGAATATATTATTTACGATGGGGAAAAAGAAGTTGCTGTAAATGAATCATTAAGTAAAGTTAAATTAAATATTGCTTTTTTTAAAACTCAAAAATTTAATGTAATAATTGATCTACTTGATAATAGTAATTATAGATATGCATCGTGGAGTGCATCAAAAAATTTAAGAAACACCCCTGATTTGATTCTTAAAAATGGAGTTAAACAAGAAACAGAGAATGAAATATCTTATAAATTTAAAAAGGGAGAATTTAGTTATGTGTGTATTTTTAATAAGTTAACTTCTGACGGACAACTAAAGGTTTTTCAAAATAAAAAGGAATTAGTAAAACAAGAAGCAAGCGTTTTCATAGTACCAAATGAAGTGAAACCCTATGAAGGTAATAAACACAAGATAACACTTGATATAAAGAATAATTTGAAAGATTGATAATACCTCTCAAATTAATGATTAACTCCAACCCAAAAGGATAGGATTTAAGCAAGGATGAAGAGATAAAACGCCTCTGGCTCAAATAGCCTCCTCACGGGGGCTTTTTTGTTTATAAAAGAGACACCCACATTGCTGGGTAATTATTTGTAAGTTTGCTATAATGTTTAATTGGAGTATCATAATGAAAAAGCTAATTCTTTTTTTACTGTTGGTGCCGTTAGTTTCTTTTGGGCAGGAATATTATGTGTCTGCAAGGGAGGGGTTAAATGTTCGTGAGGCTCCTGATGCTAAAGCAAAGAAAATTGAAACACTTCTTTACGGTCAAAAAGTAACTGTAGAATTTGAAACAGGGATTAAATTGACAATAAATGATTTCGATCAAAGTTCAGGAGATACAAAAATTATTGAAGGTGAATGGGTAAAAATAGAATATGCAAAAACATTCTATACCATTCTTGGTGATGGAGATATTCACTCTGATCCTTATGAAATTAAAAAATATGAGGGATATATCTTTAACGGTTTTTTAAAAGAAGCCTCTTTCCCTCAGTATATAGATGAAAACTATATTGATTTTAATTCTATGGATAATATACGCCTCCCGGAAGGTACAGTTGTATATTTTAACGAAGATGATAAAGCTTATGACAGTAATCCCTCAATCATTGAATATTTTAAGGATGTTGAAAAACCAAAAAGTCTGACCAGTTGTTATAAATATAAATCAGGAATTTTATTTTCTGGAATAGCATATGATATTATTCTTTCTGACCCCTTTTACGAAATCAACCCCATCAATTATAGTCCAAAAAAATATAAGTCAGGTCCAAAAATTGATATTTACATCGCTGAGTTTAAAAATGGAGTATTGACTGGCAAACAAAAAAGAATTAACCCTTTAGAAGGAATTGAAACAGAAAAAATAAAAATCATAGATATAGATCAAATCGGTGTTGAAAAAGAAATTGTGGTTAAGTATTCTGATTTAACAATTGAATTTGGCGATTTACAAGAATATGTATATGTGAATGATGTAGCTTTTTTTGATCTTGATGGGAATAGAATCTCTGACTTCCCTCCTTTTAATTTTTGGGTAAATAATCGTGAGAGCTTTTTATTTGATATGAATAATAAAAATAAGTTCTTGAAAATTAAATATTTCCCAGAGTATATTAAACCAATGGGGCAATACGGGATTCAAGATAAAATTCATTTTTTTGATTCTGATTGTAATTTATATGATATTGTAAAAGAAGTTGAAGTAATAGAAGACTTTAATGTAAAAGTAAAATCTTATAAAAATCTGCTTATTGGTAAATGGCAAAGTACAGATGATGAAAATAATTTTGTAGAGTTTACGAAAGATGCAAGAATTGAAACATATGGTGATTATGAGGATACTGAAAGATATTCAATTTCTAATTCTTGTAAAAATGGTGGTGAAATAGAGTCTAATAAGGATAACTATATTTCTGGATGGATGAGTGAATTGTGTTGGTATATCATTTCAGTAGATGATAAAAATCTATCTCTTTCGTTTGTAGGTAGAGGAAATACGTTGAACTATAAAAGAATAAAATAAATTAAAATGAAACGCCTCTGGCTCAAATAGCCTCCTCACAGGGGCTTTTTTGTTTGTGGTATGATTAGTAAATTTGGTTATGAATAAATTTATAGCAATGAACCGATTTAAGATTGCAATTGGTAGAGAATCTGATTTTGAAGATATTTGGAAAAATAGAGATACCCATCTTGATGATGTAAATGGTTTTCAAAAATTCAATCTATTAAAAGGTTCAACCAATGATGAGTATACTTTGTATAACTCCCATAGTACATGGAACTCTAAATCTGATTTTGAAAATTGGAAAAAATCAGAAGCATTTAGAAGAGCACATAGTGGTGGCGGACAGCATCAAGGTATTTATTTAGGTCACCCTGAATTTGAAGGATTTGAAGTCATTCTTTGATTCAATTTCTTACATTCGTTGGATTTTTTATTTGTGGTGATTTTGTGTAAATTTTGATAGGGTCAATGAAAATTATAATTAAGAAGAATACTTTATGATCAACTATAATTCACTTGATGATTTAACCAAACAAAACTTTAAGAAAGAGATAAATGATTGCGCTTTAGCAATAGGTGGGAAACATCATTTTCTTCATCTTCTTGAAGAAATTCGAAAAGAGAATCCTCATCCTTTAATCTCTAAAAAATTATCATTCCGTTTTAGTTATGGCACAGTAAAA
Encoded here:
- a CDS encoding alpha/beta hydrolase; translated protein: MFNQFKKFTVEIEGLLINYVIGGSGPAILLLHGYPQTHVMWHKVADQLAEHYTVVASDLRGYGDSDKPPTNETHTPYSKRASGNDQVKLMQLLGFNKFQLVGHDRGGRVGHRMALDHPNVIEKLVVMDIAPTYTMYTTTDMEFATAYYHWFFLIQPYDIPEKMIGQNPLYFLEKKIGQWGRDGSAFTKEAFNEYLRCLTPETIHASCEDYRASATIDIEHDQIDLDNGNKIKCPVLCLWGKKGFVGRKYDVIGEWSNWADSVQGYGINSGHYLPEETPEETLNALLKFLTK
- a CDS encoding tartrate dehydrogenase codes for the protein MKSYQIAIIAGDGIGKEVIPESIKVLEAIAAQCGFSFKFKNYDYGCEYHIKHGKMMPDDGLDQLRDSDSIFLGAVGYPGVPDHVSLWGLLIPIRRTFQQYVNLRPVRLLEGISSPLKNPGKVDFCIVRENNEGEYSSAGGKKYEGTENEVVIQESIFTKKGVDRVMKFAFELANKRRKKITSATKSNGIVHTMPFWDQRFQEIGKAYPQIEMNQFHIDILTAHFVQHPDWFDVVVASNLFGDILSDLGPAVVGGMGIAAGANINPECDYPSMFEPVHGSAPDIAGLNIANPIACFWTAKMMLDHLGVHEGANLLMEAIENNIKEGNILTRDLGGTASTQEVTIAIIDKILKK
- a CDS encoding peptidylprolyl isomerase; this encodes MRRYISLLLFIGLAWGQALHFKNNEWNYKDGKYRDVAVISTQFGDMVVEFYPDIAPMHVESFTILAKEGYFDGTTFHRLIPGFLIQGGDPNSKDDNRMNDGTGGRAGKYFGIGRENDPDTWLIPGEFNDKLHVRGTLSMARTHSIPNSASSQFFVCHAAAPQLDKQYTVFAQVIKGLEVIDKIANANRPKKENPSYQGPDGDNPYEKIEMTVKMMKHSEAIKEPIVYNEYTFEITDLSNVDSTYKAEDFFKNATVYDDKAAGQATRKFSIVVYKNGEVFQNIKTPFDMEIDIPFASRFFTVEDVNFDGYEDFYFTDYMGMVNISFIIYLYNSTSEKFEINEDYRSITSPRFDIDHQIIKSFTRGNAAYHESEIYIVLNDKLTRISKIIDDVRSNEYEYIIYDGEKEVAVNESLSKVKLNIAFFKTQKFNVIIDLLDNSNYRYASWSASKNLRNTPDLILKNGVKQETENEISYKFKKGEFSYVCIFNKLTSDGQLKVFQNKKELVKQEASVFIVPNEVKPYEGNKHKITLDIKNNLKD
- a CDS encoding SH3 domain-containing protein — translated: MKKLILFLLLVPLVSFGQEYYVSAREGLNVREAPDAKAKKIETLLYGQKVTVEFETGIKLTINDFDQSSGDTKIIEGEWVKIEYAKTFYTILGDGDIHSDPYEIKKYEGYIFNGFLKEASFPQYIDENYIDFNSMDNIRLPEGTVVYFNEDDKAYDSNPSIIEYFKDVEKPKSLTSCYKYKSGILFSGIAYDIILSDPFYEINPINYSPKKYKSGPKIDIYIAEFKNGVLTGKQKRINPLEGIETEKIKIIDIDQIGVEKEIVVKYSDLTIEFGDLQEYVYVNDVAFFDLDGNRISDFPPFNFWVNNRESFLFDMNNKNKFLKIKYFPEYIKPMGQYGIQDKIHFFDSDCNLYDIVKEVEVIEDFNVKVKSYKNLLIGKWQSTDDENNFVEFTKDARIETYGDYEDTERYSISNSCKNGGEIESNKDNYISGWMSELCWYIISVDDKNLSLSFVGRGNTLNYKRIK
- a CDS encoding antibiotic biosynthesis monooxygenase — its product is MNRFKIAIGRESDFEDIWKNRDTHLDDVNGFQKFNLLKGSTNDEYTLYNSHSTWNSKSDFENWKKSEAFRRAHSGGGQHQGIYLGHPEFEGFEVIL